DNA sequence from the Coregonus clupeaformis isolate EN_2021a chromosome 30, ASM2061545v1, whole genome shotgun sequence genome:
CAGAGACGCGCACCGTTCCCATCAGCCTCCTCTCAATGGTCAAAGGTCGGCCCCGCACCTTGCACACGCCCAGCGGCAAGTCCTGCCCAGTCTGCTTCAAGTCCTTCGCCACCAAGGCCAACGTGCGGCGCCATTTTGACGAGGTGCACCGCGGCCTGCGCCGGGACACCATCACGCCGGACATCGCCACACGCCCTGGCCAGCCGCTGTCCCTGGAGGCCACGCCGCCCCGCAAGAGCGCCAACTCCTCCCCCACGAGAGATCACACCCCGAAGAGCGGACGAGCCGCGGGTGCTACCACCCCTCAGCCGCCCAATGCCTCTACCGCGGTGCCACCCGCCCCTTCTCTACTGGCGTCGGCCCTGTACAACCTGGCCTCCTGCCGCTGTCTGCTCTGCAAGAGGAAGTACAGTTCCCAGGTGATGCTCAAGAGACACATGCGCATCGTCCACAAGATCTACAATCTCAAGAACGTTAGCTCGGTCTCCGCGACCTCGACCGCAACCACGGCgaccaacaaaaacaacaacagcaaaacAACGACCAACACTGACAGCACCCCTAGCAACAGCACCCCTAGCAACAGCCTGAGCGTGAAGGAGAAGGCGGTGGAACCCTGTGACGACCCTGACTCCAGCCCCGCCTCGTCGCCTGGCGACACGGACAGGAAGGACACGGACAGGAAGGGTGTCGCCGTGGCAACCAAGTCAGGTCAAAAGATCAAAGAGGAAGAGGGTGGCAGCAGCCCCAAGACCTCGACCCGTTCCACTTCCATCAACAGTACCGGTGGtactagtagtggtagtggtactCTTGGGAGAACCCCTCAGAAGCTCTCGGTGGGATTCGACTTCAAGCAGCTGTTCTGCAAGCTGTGCAAACGTCAGTTCAGCTCGCGCCAGAACCTCACCAAGCACATCGAGCTGCACACGGACGGCACGGACATCTTCATCAAGTTCTACCGCTGCCCGCTCTGCCGCTACGAGTCCCGCCGCAAGCGCGACGTCCTGCGCCACGTGACGGTGGTGCACAAGAAGTCGACGGGCTACCTGGCCAAGATCGTGCCCAAGCTGGAGTCGCGTGCGGTTAAGCGGCCGGCTGAGGTGGTCCTCAACTCtccccccaacaacaacaacaacaacaagagagGAGGAACAACAGAGGAGGTGAACGGGTGCCACTCGCCCCCATCTCCCCCTACGCCCCCCGTCACACGCAAACAGGAGCTCCTCAACAACTTCTCCaacatctccacctcctcctaccCAGTCACACGTAAACaggacctcctctcctccactccggTCACTCGTAaccaggagagacaggagaggcagcaggaggcccaaACCAGGTCACCTGTCACCCGTAAGAACGACAAACAACAACCCGACACCACCACCCCGACGCCCCCCCACACCCGTCGCCATGACGCCCACCAggagagcagcagcagtagcacagAGGTGCGTGTCACCAAGAACTTCTCCCTCCACGCGTGTGACGTGTGCGGCCGGGCATTCGCCAAGAAACTATACCTGGAGTCCCACAAGAGGATCCACCGGAACGTCACGCCACCGGTCAGCACACCGCCCAGCGACGCCCGGGCTAAGGGAGTCAGCACTCGGTCCAAGGCACTGCTCTGGTGAGCCTCACTACACATATGGTTATCTTTGTTGATATCTTGTTgtcgagagggagagagagaagtaagagagggagagagagaaagagggaaagaggaagtGACATGTGAATTGGGTTGTTATGAGGGGGGATGGAGCCAGGAGAGCAGGTTTGGGCGATATTACAATAGTATCTTCTATTGATGATGATTGACAGCCTATTTGAACTTGGTTTAGCCTATTTGAACCTGACTGGGCAGCGCGCAGCAGGGCAGCACACGAGTGGCATTCCGAGTAATTTGCCTATTCCTGTTATAGCCTAGTTCAATACATTTGTTATATAGAGCAGAGAATTCCACCAAAGCATCGCAAAATGTCCTGTCAGAACATTTTGTTTgtttctcgctctgtctctgtcaaaTGCATGGGCCTTATAACCTAAACCTATTCattttatatatacactgagtgtacaaaacattaagaacaccttcttaGTATTGCGTTGCACCTCCCCCctcctttttccctcagaacagcctcaattcattggggcatggactctacaaggcgtcgaaagcattccacagggatgctggcccatgtcgacgccgatgcttcccacagttgtgtaaagttggctggatgtcctttgggtggtggaccattcttgatacacacgggaaactgttgagcgtgaaaaacccagcagcgttgcagttcttgacacaaaccggtgtgcctggcatctacaaccataccctgttcaacggcacttaaatatttgatcttgctcattcaccctctgaatggcacacatacacaatccatgtctcaaccgtctcaaggcttaaaaatacttatttaacctgtctcctccccttcatctacactgattgaagtggatttaacaggtgacatcaataagggatcatagcgttcacatggattcacctggtcagtctatgtcagggAAAGAGCATGTTCTCCATATCTTGCTAtatttccttctctctccatttcGATAGGCTATGAATATTACTTTGGGCTAGGCTACGCTTTCATCTCAAAACGTTGTTTGAACAGCCTAGAAATGTAAGGTAGCCAGGGTAATAATGAGAGAGAACAAGCAATATCAATAGCCTATAGAAAAATCGAATGACAAGTTGAATCAAGTTTAAGCTTATTaagaaagaaatgatcagtgtGATGCAGAGAAATCACTCCATGCGAAAACCAAGTGGCCAGTCCTCCTACTGTTCAAGTTAAGAACCGTAGCCTATTTCCCAAATATTCTAATAACCTAAGAAGGTTAGTTGAAGGTTAGTTGAAGTTGCCGCTTTCAAAAAGAACAAGAATGAAAGTGGTAGTCTGTAGGCCTAGGCAAAGGCTATTCTCAATCACAGCTTTATGACAGAACAAACAATATTAAGGAAAATAAAGCTATTATTATCCAGTTCTGAAGATGCTAGACTTTGCTTCTATCCAGCTCATGATTTATAACCTAACTACGGCAAGACAGGCCGTTCCTCATCAGTCGACTGTCACTTTGCTCCGTCATGTGCGcctcacacagacaaacacaaaccTGTTCCATGCCAAAAGCTCCACCAGAAAATAATATTAGAAAAGATTTGCTTGCACTTAGCCTCTGCCCAGGCTTTCAACAACATTATCTTTAGTCATGATTCGTCCAGTTCTAGCATGCGATTTCGCGCTATATTCTTTGGGGGGAAGGGGGGTTGGCCAATGGCGGGCGATACCATCGTATATCACATTGTTTTATGAGTACAGATGTCCTCAAGCTTCATCCTCTCTTCACTCACTCTGTCTAATAAAATATGGATCCTGTAGCCAGGCCCGGAAATAAGGCAGAATCCCTGCTCCTCCAGGTTTACTCCTCTCCTCCGGGCTCtgtgtggtctgtctgtctccgcTCAGGACGAGCCTCTTTAGCTGTGATTAAAGTAACCCCaccactatgtgtgtgtgtgtgtgtgtgtgtgtagctctgTGCACAGTTTTAGTCACGGTGGAGTGTCAGGAGACCACAGAGAGGGGAAGAACATTCccttttaacacacacacatcattgaAACCCTTTGGTCTCTGTCTGctttaactcacacacacacaggctgattCAGGTGTCACTTCTCCTCCAGAGAGTTGAACTTATTTTCTCCCCTGGACGACTGGAGGTTTCAATCAAAGGGAGCGAGCACAGACACCtgattaaagtgtgtgtgtgagagtgtccaGACAGACAgttgattagtgtgtgtgtgtgtttgtctcatcCAGGTCCAGACAGACAACTGATTAAAGTGTTAGTGTGTTTATGTCTGGGAGGAGGCTAGTCCTTGGGGTAGTGATGTTACagcagagcggaggagagaaaaCAGAAACGGTGTTTAAACCGGCTCTAATTGACTGCCGAGCGCCTTCTAACAGCTGCTGttgtctctctatcgctctctctctcagatcccCAGTCTCCGTCTCACGCCTGGTTCTTAGGAGCCTCCATCCTGAGAGGAGAGACTTAACGGATGAAAGAGCACCGCTAACGATGATGAAGAAAGCGGCTGGACTGGAAAAGTGGTGGAAgcgaaactgagagagagagaggaagcggtGAAAGAAGGGAAGACTTCACATCtaagggaccaaaagtattgttGGAATCCGACACTAGAAGGAGGGATGGGAGCCAGCGTGACGCCAGAGTGGAGGAGTCAGTGGACACCCAAGGAGCCATCTGTGGAGGCACTGATGCTATCACACTGCTGTGTGTAGGTTACAatcactgtatgtacatgtagatccatatatatatatatatacacacacctggacCTGGTCTAGACCTGTGCCTGTATAAATCTTAGGGGTGGGGAGAGAAGAGGGCAGGGTTGGGAGCGCTCTTAGCACACCATATATATCCCATATCTGACCAGTAGAGGGTGCTCCAGTTCTGCTTTATAGGATTAGACTTTaaggcagggctctccaaccgtgttcctggagagctaccctcctgtaggttttcactccaacccaaGTTGTatctaacctgattcatcttatcaactagctaattattagaatcaggtgtgctagattagggttggtgTGAAAACCTACAAGGacagtatctctccaggaacagggttggagagaccTGCTTTAAGGATTGAGCCTCCCCTGTGAagttggcccagccagagccagcaCTAGTGATGCTAGTGGTTTATTTCCCCAACTCGTAGTAGGCTTTTCCCACTGGGGACTCCATGAGCTTTTAGTAACCATTGGGATTCAATAAACTCATAGTAAGCTATCCATCCACTGGGAAGGACTCCATACTAACTCAGTTCATCCAGATGGGCTTTAGTTTTTCTGTCATTCCAAGAGATATGGTTTGGGTTATTAACTGACAGAGAAAGATGTGTAGGTAGATGACCAGCGATGCTCTGTCTGGCACGTTGAAGAGATGGTGacgattgattggttgattgatgagTGACTATGGCTGTGTTTAAACAGGCAGCCcagttctgatatttctttcactaattggtctgttgaccaatcagatcagctctgaaaaagctCTAATAATTTCAAGTGTCATTTTTCAAAGAATTTCCTCTTGAATCACTGAGATTAGGATCTGAATTGATCTATTTCATAaatattatttgttttatttatcaGATATTATGCATTTTACCAACATTTTCACAAAACTCTCATTACCGTAACAGTTTTTGAAGTCCAAAAAAGTTATAAACAAATCAATATTTATAATATTTGTTAATATTGCTCCCTAATGAAAAGGCCTGAGTTAAACATAACACTGAAAATTAAAATATTTCAAACGAAATTATACAATTATTATAAAATTAAATCAGACTTCCCAATTTGAGCTCTTTAGCCGATTCGGTAATTGTGGTAATAAGACACATCCTCAGACACTGTTTGTATGTAATAAATATTATAGTTTAATGTAAACTTCAACTAGTATACCAAATGTATGATTTATGTACAGCAACATATTTTGTGATTTATTCAAATAAGTTAGGTTTTCTAAAGAATACATGTCATAATGTCCCGAGAATTTAAATCGGGACGCATTTCAGTAATGAGAATTTGGagtgaaaatgtaaaaaattcaGGTGAAAATgtaacatttatttaaaataagaAACTAGACATCTTAGTCCTCAGAATGATAGTTGAATTTTGCAGATGCATCATGGTTTTGTAACTCAATTTTCTACAGACATTTTAAAACTGGTTTCATGAAAATCATGATGTGAAAAGAtgcgattggtcaaaagaccaactaGTGAAGAAGAAAAACTCAGAATTTGTCTGCCTGTATAAACACAGCCATAGTGACAGACCAAATGTACAATGTCTTGTTCAGTCAGAAAGTCATGCATGGCACAAGAGAAAAGGAACAGacccatttttatttttataactgAAAAGCTTGTTAAACAAAGTCTCGGACTGATGTACATATTAACTATCATAGGGATGATATAAACGATAGATATATTGGCAGATGTATAGGTGATGTATAGTCTTTGTTTGAATCTCCCTGAAAAGTAGAGATATTATATAGCCTACTGGTtggttacatacagtgagggaaaaaaagtatttgatcccctgctgattttgtacgtttgcccactgacaaagacatgatcagtctataattttaatggtaggtttatttgaacagtgagagagagaataacaacaacaaaatccagaaaaacgcatgtcaaaaacgttataaattgatttgcattttaatgagggaaataagtatttgacccctctgcaaaacatgacttagtacttggtggcaaaactcttgttggcaaacacagaggtcagatgtttcttgtagttggccaccaggtttgcacacatctcaggagggatttttgtacgactctttgcagatcttctccaagtcattaaggtttcgaggctgacgtttggcaactcgaaccttcagctccctccacagattttctatgggattaaggtctggagactggctaggtcactccaggaccttaatgtgcttcttgagccactcctttgttgccttggctgtgtgtgatggtgttcttggggtcataggcagcattcctcctccttcaaacacggcgagttgagttgatgccaaagagctccattttggtctcatctgaccacaacactttaacccagttctcctctgaatcattcagatgttcattggcaaacttcagacgggcctgtatatgtgctttcttgagcagggggacctcgcgggcgctgcaggatttcagtccttcacggcgtagtgtgttaccaattgtttttttggtgactatggtcccagctttcttgagatcattgacaagatcctcccgtgtagttctgggctgattcttcaccgttctcatgatcattgcaactccacgaggtgagatcttgcatggagccccaggccgagggagattgacagttattttgtgtttcttccatttgcgaataatcgcaccagctgttgtcaccttctcaccaagctgcttggcgatggtcttgtaggccattccagccttgtgtaggtctacaatcttgtccctgacatccttggagagctctttggtcttggccatggtggagagtttggaatctgattgatcgattgcttctgtggacaggtgtcttttatacaggaaagaaactgagattaggagcactctctttaagagtgtgctcctaatctcagctcgttacctgtataaaagacacctgggagccagaaatctttctgattaagagggggtcaaatacttatttccctcattaaaatgcaaataaatttataacatttttgacatgcgtttttctggatttttctgttgttattctgtctcactgttcaaataaacctaccattaaaattatagactgataatttctttgtcagtgggcaaatgtacaaaatcagcaggggatcaaatacgtttttccctcactgtatgctccaATATCTCTAAATAGTGAGATATTTAGTTTTTCTCTATTTGTTCAATGCACTGAAGAATCTGTTATGTTCAGACTCTCACTCATATGACTGTGTCAAAACCAGATGGTGAAATGAAGTAgagttttctttctttctttaaaaGAGAAGATGTGTGTTTTGGCGGCACATCTGTGACAGAGCAGAAGGGAAATGAAGTGATTTTCCTTATTTGTAGTCTACATTCAGATATAAAAGAGTGTAGCCATTTCCCAGGCCtgtgtactaactaacctaaaGCACCTCCATAGGATAAGGAGAAGAGTAGATCACTAAGGTTTTCTGTTGAAAATAATATATCCCATACATCCATcctgaagaaatcaactgttacCCCAATAATAAACAACCCAAAAGGaaaatgtgttgtgtttttattttattttgttgtgAAATTTATATTTCCCCCACTATTTCAGCTAGAATCAATTGAGTTAATCAAACCCTCAACATTTGTCAGGACAGCTGTGAATGAACTATTCCGTTTATGGTTATACCATCTGAACTAGTTATAGCCCCGCCTCCCCATGTCAAACCCAGGCCTTATTATGCAGCATTGCTTGTCACAGggcttacacacacagacacacacctcatTAATTATGCCGGTGTTATGATACTGATGGTTTCACAGAACTGATGGCTTCTACGGTTGTGGTTAGTACAGCTCCATCTAGACGTCGCGTCagggacaactgtagcattttagcaaagcctaaccctaacccttttcctaaccttaacctaattctcctaacctatGTAATGTCACTTCTGTCCATAGCTGAACTCCATCTAGCCACAGTCGTAGAAGCCATCAGTTCCTGAGAAACCATCAGTAGGCTATCACCACCAGGGGTTAAATTGGTACGGGTCTTGCCAGGACCTATGATCCAAATGAGAGCCAGGCGGAGCTAAGACGCGGTACCTTTGGTTATGGGGAATTtgttattatctaaatgttgtgTCCACATTAAATTTTCTCAGCCAAGTAAACAACAGCAAAATCAGACAACCCCATATTAAAATAGTTTACCTATTCAATTGGTCAGCTTTTTGCATTCTATGCAAGAAAGTAATATTCCTCTCTAGGCACTTTCAAATTGCAGGTGCACCACAGGGAGAGAAACATGCATGCCCAGTCATTGTAGCCTACAACATTCTTCATGCAGTCGTGGGAAAACACACCTTTGAAAGCAGTTTTGATGGCCACTCTTAAAAGACGAAGATCACAGAGCTTTCTAGTGTTACACTTATTTCTCAAATCCCCCAAAATGGTGAACTGCACCATTTTAGATGTTTTTAGCAGTGGCATGGTTTATGGGTCCATGCAATATGGGATCCTTGGGATGTTCCTACCCATTGAACTtgacattttaaatggttaagatatgggttaaggttagggttagcgttaGCGTTAGACAAGGATCATGTACTGTGAATATAATATAGGCCTGTTGCATCTGACTCGTGTTACATTTAGCCCCGGTCTCCCATATGCATCCATGGTTAGTGCTATAAGGAttccttgggatgtccctaccctaaaccttaACCTAACCGTAAACCTTACCTGAGTGCCAGTGGAACGTTTTCTGGGGACATTCTAGTCATCAATATGTTGCTAGGAACAAGATAGCCTAATGTTTAGAGTTTGTGATCTAGCTGATAAATGCAGATGTGCAATCCTCAGAC
Encoded proteins:
- the LOC121546613 gene encoding zinc finger protein 800; translation: MVKAKSAPRKTSQQHTKSSSRMEVDMEEILQSEPQDEPQPEPESHVTRDQCCQTDEPQPSSPNPMTDLNPGPDTAPRTPGYCVEPGDPPLLQQQLQTSKSGIQQIIECFRSGTAKLKHMLLNEVDTIFECKMCRSLFRGLPNLITHKEHYCLTRLPKPDDPAGNGDKQSVAMKDLLESIYPRKDRPDYVMRLEPIQTSNNAVFQFLSSEEELAYFPRAPHTPGGTHTHSPEPWEEQGGTLENGQTGGEEAAQPEEEGSTSGVEDVTISCCLCGKDFNSRRSIRRHCRKMHQTKLEELRKFTETRTVPISLLSMVKGRPRTLHTPSGKSCPVCFKSFATKANVRRHFDEVHRGLRRDTITPDIATRPGQPLSLEATPPRKSANSSPTRDHTPKSGRAAGATTPQPPNASTAVPPAPSLLASALYNLASCRCLLCKRKYSSQVMLKRHMRIVHKIYNLKNVSSVSATSTATTATNKNNNSKTTTNTDSTPSNSTPSNSLSVKEKAVEPCDDPDSSPASSPGDTDRKDTDRKGVAVATKSGQKIKEEEGGSSPKTSTRSTSINSTGGTSSGSGTLGRTPQKLSVGFDFKQLFCKLCKRQFSSRQNLTKHIELHTDGTDIFIKFYRCPLCRYESRRKRDVLRHVTVVHKKSTGYLAKIVPKLESRAVKRPAEVVLNSPPNNNNNNKRGGTTEEVNGCHSPPSPPTPPVTRKQELLNNFSNISTSSYPVTRKQDLLSSTPVTRNQERQERQQEAQTRSPVTRKNDKQQPDTTTPTPPHTRRHDAHQESSSSSTEVRVTKNFSLHACDVCGRAFAKKLYLESHKRIHRNVTPPVSTPPSDARAKGVSTRSKALL